In Pseudomonas sp. GCEP-101, one DNA window encodes the following:
- a CDS encoding zinc-dependent peptidase codes for MWSFSAWRRRRFLARHPLDAQLWAQVRRSLPILDGLSDEELQRLGERALLFLRDKRLTPLPGIELDDYRRLLLAVQAELPLLHLPDLNWYGGFHELVLYPDDFVSPQKHRDPAGVMHEFDDERAGETSLQGPVILAWPGVESGGGWDAYNLVIHELAHKLDMLNGDANGLPPLHRSMRVSDWAAAMQAAYDDLNRQLDHDPQAHTAIDPYAAENPAEFFAVTSEYFFTAPDLLQAAYPKVYEQLSLFYRQDPLSRLQRLQAEHPEYQETQAH; via the coding sequence ATGTGGTCCTTCAGCGCCTGGCGCCGCCGGCGCTTCCTCGCCCGCCACCCGCTCGACGCCCAACTGTGGGCGCAGGTGCGCCGCAGCCTGCCGATTCTCGACGGGCTGAGCGACGAGGAACTGCAACGGCTGGGCGAACGGGCGCTGCTGTTCCTGCGCGACAAGCGCCTCACACCGCTGCCCGGCATCGAGCTGGACGACTACCGCCGCCTGCTCCTGGCCGTCCAGGCCGAGTTGCCGCTGCTGCACCTGCCGGACCTCAACTGGTACGGCGGCTTCCATGAACTGGTCCTCTACCCCGACGACTTCGTCAGCCCGCAGAAGCACCGCGACCCGGCCGGCGTCATGCACGAATTCGACGACGAGCGCGCCGGCGAAACTTCCCTGCAAGGCCCGGTGATCCTCGCCTGGCCCGGCGTGGAAAGCGGCGGCGGCTGGGATGCCTACAACCTGGTGATCCACGAACTGGCGCACAAGCTCGACATGCTCAACGGCGACGCCAACGGCCTGCCGCCGCTGCACCGCAGCATGCGCGTCAGCGACTGGGCCGCCGCCATGCAGGCCGCCTACGACGACCTCAACCGCCAGCTCGACCACGACCCGCAAGCCCACACCGCCATCGACCCGTACGCCGCCGAGAATCCCGCAGAGTTCTTCGCCGTCACCAGCGAGTACTTCTTTACCGCTCCGGACCTCCTTCAGGCGGCCTATCCCAAAGTCTATGAACAGCTTTCGCTGTTCTACCGGCAAGATCCGCTCTCGCGCCTGCAGCGGCTTCAGGCCGAGCACCCCGAATATCAGGAAACTCAGGCGCACTAG
- a CDS encoding DedA family protein, with protein sequence MEFNPIDLILHLDSYLSLAVANYGTWIYAILFLVIFCETGLVVTPFLPGDSLLFIAGAICATGGMDPWMLGGLLLLAAISGDSTNYVIGRTLGKRLFSNPNSKVFRRDYLDQTHAFYERHGGKTVTLARFLPIVRTFAPFVAGMAYMPYARFLFFSVAGSIAWVGGLVTLGFFFGNVPFIKQNLSVMIIGIIAFSLLPMVIGFIRHKLRPAAKAQPGER encoded by the coding sequence ATGGAATTCAACCCGATCGACCTGATTCTCCACCTCGACAGCTACCTGTCGCTGGCGGTGGCCAACTATGGCACCTGGATCTACGCCATCCTCTTCCTGGTGATCTTCTGCGAAACCGGCCTGGTGGTGACGCCCTTCCTGCCGGGCGACTCCCTGCTCTTCATCGCCGGCGCCATCTGCGCCACCGGCGGCATGGACCCGTGGATGCTCGGCGGCCTGCTGCTGCTCGCGGCCATCAGCGGCGACAGCACCAACTACGTGATCGGCCGAACCCTGGGCAAACGCCTGTTCAGCAACCCGAACTCCAAGGTCTTCCGCCGCGACTACCTCGACCAGACCCACGCCTTCTACGAACGCCACGGCGGCAAGACCGTGACCCTGGCGCGCTTCCTGCCCATCGTCCGCACCTTCGCGCCCTTCGTCGCCGGCATGGCCTACATGCCCTATGCGCGCTTCCTGTTCTTCAGCGTGGCCGGCAGCATCGCCTGGGTCGGCGGCCTGGTGACCCTGGGCTTCTTCTTCGGCAACGTGCCGTTCATCAAGCAGAACCTGTCGGTCATGATCATCGGCATCATCGCCTTCTCCCTGCTGCCCATGGTGATCGGTTTCATCCGCCACAAGCTGCGCCCCGCCGCCAAGGCCCAGCCCGGCGAGCGCTGA
- a CDS encoding substrate-binding periplasmic protein gives MRTSLLVLRTACLSLAFLGAIAQAQTLRVATLEWAPYVGSDLPGNGLASRILTEALALNGDKAELVFLPWQRALNETREGRFDALMPAYLSPDRSQDFYTSMPLLDSQLGFFRRRDRALPINPRDLDTLRPYRIGVVRGYVNQEGFDAADFLNKDVVSSDWQNLEKLLRGRIDLAVVDRYTGYQLLSQNAPALREQLEFVDPPLEVKPLYVLVPRKLAEGEALAASLDRGLRTLRRSGRLQQLIAEAHLETALNSREVAAHPLAEQPPAAGEQHGAALSPRTTPELLSWQASLL, from the coding sequence ATGCGTACTTCCCTGCTCGTTCTGCGCACCGCCTGCCTCAGCCTCGCCTTCCTGGGCGCCATCGCCCAGGCGCAAACCCTGCGCGTCGCCACCCTGGAGTGGGCGCCCTACGTCGGTAGCGACCTGCCGGGCAACGGGCTGGCCAGCCGTATCCTCACCGAAGCCCTGGCGCTCAATGGCGACAAGGCCGAACTGGTATTCCTGCCCTGGCAGCGGGCCCTCAACGAAACCCGTGAAGGCCGCTTCGACGCCCTGATGCCGGCCTACCTGTCGCCGGACCGCAGCCAGGACTTCTACACCTCCATGCCACTGCTGGACTCCCAGCTCGGCTTCTTCCGCCGCCGCGACCGCGCGCTGCCGATCAACCCCCGCGATCTCGATACCCTGCGCCCCTATCGCATCGGCGTGGTGCGCGGCTACGTCAACCAGGAAGGCTTCGACGCCGCCGACTTCCTCAACAAGGACGTGGTCAGCAGCGACTGGCAGAACCTGGAAAAACTCCTGCGCGGGCGCATCGACCTGGCCGTCGTGGACCGCTACACCGGCTACCAGTTGCTCAGCCAGAACGCCCCGGCGCTGCGCGAGCAACTGGAGTTCGTCGACCCGCCGCTGGAGGTGAAGCCGCTCTACGTGCTGGTGCCCAGGAAGCTCGCCGAAGGCGAAGCCCTCGCCGCCAGCCTCGACCGCGGCCTGCGCACCCTGCGCCGCAGCGGCCGCCTGCAGCAGCTGATCGCCGAGGCGCACCTGGAAACCGCGCTGAACAGCCGCGAAGTCGCCGCGCACCCGCTGGCCGAGCAACCTCCGGCGGCCGGCGAGCAGCACGGCGCGGCGCTGTCGCCCAGGACCACCCCCGAGCTGCTCAGCTGGCAGGCGAGCCTGCTGTAA
- a CDS encoding GNAT family N-acetyltransferase, producing the protein MRIVQATLDHLDLLAPLFVKYREFYGMLPYPESSRKFLEKRLRRKESVIYLALPDDDDGKLLGFCQLYPSFSSLSLKRVWILNDIYVAEEARRQLVADHLLQTARQMARETQAVRMRVSTSVNNEVAQKVYESIGFREDSEFKNYILPISDDLN; encoded by the coding sequence ATGCGCATCGTGCAAGCCACGCTCGACCACCTCGATCTGCTCGCGCCGCTGTTCGTCAAATATCGCGAGTTCTACGGCATGCTCCCCTACCCCGAATCCTCGCGAAAATTCCTCGAAAAGCGCCTGCGCCGCAAGGAATCGGTGATCTACCTCGCCCTGCCCGATGACGACGACGGCAAGCTGCTGGGCTTCTGCCAGCTCTACCCGAGCTTCTCCTCGCTGTCGCTCAAGCGCGTGTGGATCCTCAACGACATCTACGTCGCCGAAGAGGCGCGCCGCCAACTGGTCGCCGACCACCTGCTGCAGACCGCCCGGCAGATGGCCCGCGAAACCCAGGCCGTGCGCATGCGCGTGTCCACCAGCGTGAACAACGAAGTGGCGCAGAAGGTCTACGAGTCCATCGGCTTCCGCGAGGACAGCGAGTTCAAGAACTACATCCTGCCGATCAGCGACGACCTCAACTGA
- a CDS encoding type IV pilin protein: MKALPRRPTPRLLKNGGFTLVELMVVVSILALLAGIAIPSYRQFVLRANRSEAQTLLRDAAAQQERYLAQYSRYTDDPTKLAFTYPLTADGKRLSTHQLYELAAEHPDGDTRRYRLTAQRRGAQLRDPDCGDFTLDERGTRGVSVGSVDSCWR; encoded by the coding sequence ATGAAAGCCCTGCCCCGTCGCCCCACGCCGCGCCTCCTGAAAAACGGCGGCTTCACCCTGGTCGAACTGATGGTGGTGGTTTCCATCCTGGCCCTGCTCGCCGGCATCGCCATTCCCAGCTACCGGCAGTTCGTGCTTCGCGCCAACCGCAGTGAGGCCCAGACCCTGCTGCGCGATGCCGCCGCCCAACAGGAACGCTACCTGGCGCAATACAGCAGATACACCGACGATCCCACGAAGCTGGCGTTCACCTACCCACTCACGGCGGACGGCAAGCGCCTCTCGACGCACCAGCTGTACGAGCTGGCCGCCGAACATCCCGACGGCGATACCCGCCGTTACCGGCTGACCGCCCAGCGCCGGGGCGCCCAGTTGCGCGACCCGGACTGCGGCGACTTCACCCTGGACGAGCGCGGCACCCGCGGCGTCAGCGTTGGAAGCGTCGACAGCTGCTGGCGGTGA
- a CDS encoding pilus assembly protein, producing the protein MSSADPFRPPLRLAALAGLAILLTGTEVHGAVPSQAPLFLVEGVSPNLIVTLDDSGSMTSAYTPDGMSSYTIANRSTAYNPMYYNPDITYEAPWKVGLSGGRIVSERYATSFDKAYYDGFLTNQTGTVDLNRYTGNGYSQNATQAVNSTDSYRRYAHYYQFDASCPHARNVATSTLSAVQNCAADSSYTSASACTRTCFTPHWVTTAEEKQNYANWFSFYRTRQLATRTAANLALFDLPEHIRVTWQALNSCYSTNFSMSSTVCGNQTLAAFTGQHKADFFNFTSRLAASGGTPLGTAQNRVNNYLGNTTAYNPYARAPGSPRDVKTEYACRPSYHLLMTDGFGDGAGGGNADGTARTLPDGTAFAAKAPYQDKWSNTLADNIFLGWATDARPDLENKVPPRFRDGNDYWNPKNDPATWQHITTYTVGLGLGPTLKYLQWDGDTYSGSYPQLLDGTRSWPNPSASTSLDGMTVTANEGKVAALWHGALNSRGEFFSADSTSELVKAFQSIVSSISSNQLAVAAAGASSTSLSTDTHLYRASYQPTDWSGDLLQYRLDAQGNAQANSALSFRNQLDQRSPASRSLYANTAPESAKGSLQPFTWGNLAAGQQELLNRAPGTQREDHLGEKRVAWLRGDRSDEGDTFRARNHLLGDIIYSSPTVVGPPSAVTYYLEKASGATGYDAFRQANADRERRIYVGANDGMLHAFDETGRERWAFIPAAVFGQLNYLSDTRYAARSEEENTNSLHRFYVDGSAVTRDVYIGGSWHTVLVMAPGRGGRGLFALDITNADQPRLLWEYSGSASSENGKDIEFGYILDRPVITISNGEAYVLTGNGYDTAKGYSLSIRLEDGRISAASQSAAGDGEVGSTVAWTRADSPGELAQRYYGSLQGQLYRQAGLDVASSLLSSIPANRNQPLSAAAEVTQHPRGGQLVIAGTGKYFEGGDKEGPVRRQSLYGFWDQTDYLAHIDGAGAPAPLTGLADLQAQTLTRTTVTHSAGSSEVRQLSSAPIVWDNSGKRGVGIRGWYFDLADGEMILDQPFMLGDVLFVTVGQPSADPCNAGITYWLLAVNPRTGGALDFNVFDLVGDGSFSETASGVRIDGPVTRIGDSLYTPDGSRLPVQLFDPVNQGRFNWRIMNYNLPVSYP; encoded by the coding sequence GTGTCCAGCGCTGACCCGTTCCGCCCGCCGCTCCGTCTCGCCGCGCTGGCCGGCCTGGCGATTCTGCTCACCGGCACGGAAGTGCACGGCGCCGTCCCCAGCCAGGCGCCGCTGTTCCTGGTGGAAGGCGTCTCGCCCAACCTGATCGTCACCCTCGACGACTCCGGCAGCATGACCAGCGCCTACACCCCGGATGGCATGAGCTCCTACACCATCGCCAACCGTTCCACCGCCTACAACCCGATGTACTACAACCCCGACATCACCTACGAGGCGCCGTGGAAGGTCGGCTTGAGCGGCGGCCGGATCGTCAGCGAGCGTTACGCCACCTCGTTCGACAAGGCCTACTACGACGGCTTCCTCACCAACCAGACCGGCACCGTCGACCTGAACCGCTATACCGGCAACGGCTACAGCCAGAACGCGACCCAGGCGGTCAACAGCACCGACAGCTACCGGCGCTACGCCCACTACTACCAGTTCGACGCGTCCTGCCCGCACGCGCGCAACGTTGCGACCAGCACCCTCAGCGCCGTGCAGAACTGCGCGGCAGACTCGTCCTACACCAGCGCCAGTGCCTGCACCCGCACCTGCTTCACTCCGCACTGGGTCACCACGGCGGAGGAGAAGCAGAACTACGCCAACTGGTTTTCCTTCTACCGTACCCGCCAGCTCGCCACCCGCACCGCCGCCAACCTGGCGCTGTTCGATCTGCCCGAGCACATCCGGGTGACCTGGCAGGCACTCAACAGCTGCTACAGCACCAACTTCAGCATGAGCTCCACGGTCTGCGGCAACCAGACCCTCGCGGCCTTCACCGGCCAGCACAAGGCCGACTTCTTCAACTTCACCAGCCGCCTCGCCGCCAGTGGCGGCACCCCGCTGGGCACGGCGCAGAACCGGGTCAACAACTACCTGGGCAACACCACCGCCTATAACCCCTATGCCCGCGCGCCGGGCAGCCCCCGCGACGTGAAGACCGAATACGCCTGCCGGCCGAGCTACCACCTGCTGATGACCGATGGCTTCGGCGACGGTGCGGGCGGCGGCAACGCCGACGGCACCGCGCGAACCCTGCCCGACGGCACCGCCTTCGCTGCGAAGGCGCCGTACCAGGACAAATGGTCGAACACCCTGGCCGACAACATCTTCCTCGGCTGGGCCACCGATGCCCGTCCCGACCTGGAAAACAAGGTTCCACCGCGCTTTCGCGACGGCAACGACTACTGGAACCCGAAGAACGACCCGGCCACCTGGCAGCACATCACCACCTACACCGTGGGCCTTGGGCTCGGCCCGACCCTGAAGTACCTGCAGTGGGATGGCGACACCTATTCCGGCTCCTACCCGCAACTGCTCGACGGCACCCGGAGCTGGCCCAACCCGAGCGCCAGCACCAGCCTCGATGGCATGACCGTCACCGCCAACGAGGGCAAGGTGGCCGCGCTCTGGCACGGCGCGCTGAACTCCCGTGGCGAGTTCTTCAGCGCCGACTCCACCAGCGAGCTGGTGAAAGCCTTCCAGTCCATCGTCAGCAGCATCTCCAGCAACCAGCTGGCGGTAGCCGCCGCCGGCGCAAGCTCGACCTCGCTGAGCACCGACACCCACCTCTATCGCGCCAGCTACCAACCCACCGACTGGAGCGGCGACCTCTTGCAGTACCGTCTGGACGCCCAAGGCAATGCCCAGGCGAACTCCGCGCTGTCGTTCCGCAACCAGCTCGACCAGCGTTCACCGGCCAGCCGCAGCCTCTACGCCAATACCGCACCGGAGAGCGCGAAGGGCAGCCTGCAGCCCTTCACCTGGGGCAACCTCGCTGCCGGGCAGCAGGAGCTGCTCAACCGCGCGCCGGGTACCCAGCGCGAGGACCACCTGGGAGAGAAGCGTGTCGCCTGGCTGCGCGGCGATCGCAGCGACGAAGGCGACACCTTCCGCGCCCGCAACCACCTGCTGGGCGACATCATCTACTCCTCCCCCACGGTCGTCGGCCCGCCGTCCGCCGTCACCTACTACCTGGAAAAGGCCTCCGGTGCGACCGGCTATGACGCCTTCCGGCAGGCCAATGCCGACCGCGAGCGGCGCATTTACGTCGGCGCCAACGACGGCATGCTGCACGCCTTCGACGAGACCGGCCGGGAGCGCTGGGCCTTCATTCCCGCCGCCGTGTTCGGACAGCTCAACTATCTCTCCGACACCCGCTACGCGGCGCGCTCGGAAGAGGAAAACACCAACAGCCTGCACCGCTTCTACGTCGACGGCAGCGCCGTTACCCGAGATGTGTACATCGGCGGCAGCTGGCACACCGTGCTGGTCATGGCACCCGGACGCGGCGGGCGCGGCCTGTTCGCCCTGGACATCACCAACGCCGACCAGCCTCGACTGCTCTGGGAGTACTCGGGAAGCGCCAGCAGCGAAAACGGCAAGGACATCGAGTTCGGCTACATACTCGACAGGCCGGTGATCACCATCTCCAACGGTGAGGCCTACGTGCTCACCGGCAATGGCTATGACACTGCCAAGGGCTACTCGCTGTCGATCCGCCTGGAGGACGGGCGCATCAGCGCTGCCAGCCAGTCCGCCGCCGGCGACGGCGAGGTGGGCAGCACGGTCGCCTGGACCCGCGCCGACAGTCCCGGCGAACTTGCCCAGCGCTATTACGGCAGCCTGCAGGGCCAGCTCTACCGGCAGGCCGGCCTCGACGTCGCCTCCAGCCTGCTCTCCAGCATCCCGGCCAACCGCAACCAGCCGCTCAGTGCCGCCGCCGAGGTCACCCAGCACCCACGCGGCGGGCAACTGGTGATAGCCGGCACGGGCAAGTACTTCGAGGGCGGCGACAAGGAAGGCCCCGTCCGCCGGCAGTCTCTTTACGGCTTCTGGGACCAGACGGATTACCTCGCCCACATCGATGGCGCCGGCGCGCCGGCCCCCTTGACCGGGCTAGCCGACCTCCAGGCCCAGACCCTGACCCGGACCACCGTCACCCACAGCGCCGGCAGCAGCGAGGTGCGCCAACTGAGCAGCGCCCCCATCGTCTGGGACAACAGCGGCAAGCGTGGCGTCGGCATCCGCGGCTGGTACTTCGACCTGGCCGATGGCGAGATGATCCTCGACCAGCCGTTCATGCTCGGCGACGTTCTGTTCGTCACCGTCGGCCAGCCCAGCGCCGACCCCTGCAATGCCGGCATCACCTACTGGCTGCTGGCGGTGAACCCCAGGACCGGCGGGGCGCTGGACTTCAACGTGTTCGACCTGGTGGGCGACGGCTCCTTCAGCGAAACCGCCAGCGGCGTGCGCATCGACGGCCCGGTGACGCGCATCGGCGACAGCCTCTACACCCCCGACGGGAGCCGCCTGCCCGTGCAATTGTTCGACCCGGTGAATCAGGGCCGCTTCAACTGGCGGATCATGAACTACAACCTGCCCGTGAGTTACCCATGA
- a CDS encoding PilW family protein, whose translation MTAHRQTGLSLIELMVAIALGVMVLLGVLQIYLSGSDHAAFNHAQQQNQANARFILDLLQRESGQAGYSAWVRHASDADEQQYDFVIDREGPFPALTDTATGCTFGAGKVASLDAGGRGLCLRHQRPQRSDAQVHQDCTGASLYSDDDAGNPAVLVSHLRLVDGELRCKTNNALSAGEVALADGIHDLMFAVGSTNQIRVGLVLGSSRALLPENCAYQDPLNPATTRSTGARGLCSAFAQTLYLRNQP comes from the coding sequence ATGACTGCGCATCGTCAGACCGGCCTCTCCCTGATCGAGCTGATGGTCGCCATCGCGCTGGGCGTGATGGTGCTGCTGGGCGTGCTGCAGATCTACCTGTCGGGCAGCGATCACGCCGCCTTCAACCACGCCCAGCAGCAGAACCAGGCCAACGCACGCTTCATCCTCGACCTGCTGCAGCGCGAGAGCGGACAGGCCGGCTACAGCGCCTGGGTGCGCCACGCCAGCGATGCCGATGAGCAGCAGTACGACTTCGTCATCGACCGCGAGGGCCCCTTCCCGGCCCTGACCGACACCGCCACCGGCTGCACCTTCGGTGCCGGCAAGGTGGCCAGCCTGGATGCCGGTGGCCGCGGCCTGTGCCTGCGCCACCAGCGCCCCCAGCGCAGCGATGCGCAGGTACACCAGGATTGCACCGGCGCCTCGCTCTACAGCGATGACGATGCGGGCAATCCAGCGGTATTGGTCAGCCACCTGCGCCTGGTCGACGGCGAGCTGCGGTGCAAGACCAACAACGCCTTGTCCGCCGGCGAAGTCGCCCTTGCCGACGGTATCCACGACCTGATGTTCGCGGTCGGTTCGACCAACCAGATCCGCGTCGGCCTGGTGCTCGGCTCCAGCCGCGCGCTGCTGCCCGAAAACTGCGCCTATCAGGACCCGCTGAACCCCGCGACCACCAGGAGCACCGGCGCACGAGGCCTGTGCAGTGCCTTTGCGCAGACGCTCTACCTGAGGAACCAGCCATGA
- the pilV gene encoding type IV pilus modification protein PilV: MRLTRRPQAAQRGFYLIEVMVAVMLTSVALLGLLALQSRSIAYSHDSQQRQNALLLAADLARSIQANRTALVSKGKLSADAAYLVPAGSSFPSLGSGQSCATSGLGKADRARRELACWVEQVRLKLNTDDALLSENTFICPSRDGKTCDGASRQPLLLIQLAWHSRNCQAGSPTTADDDDAACLSGSDAGGVERYRLSFQP, from the coding sequence ATGCGACTGACCCGCCGACCCCAGGCTGCCCAGCGGGGCTTCTACCTGATCGAGGTCATGGTGGCGGTGATGCTCACCAGCGTCGCCCTGCTCGGCCTGCTGGCCCTGCAGAGCCGCAGCATCGCCTACAGCCACGACAGTCAGCAGCGGCAGAATGCCCTCCTGCTCGCCGCCGACCTCGCCCGCAGCATCCAGGCCAATCGCACAGCGCTGGTCAGCAAGGGCAAGCTCAGTGCCGACGCGGCCTACCTGGTCCCGGCCGGCAGCAGTTTTCCCAGCCTCGGCAGCGGCCAGAGCTGCGCCACCAGCGGCCTGGGCAAGGCCGACCGGGCCCGGCGCGAACTGGCCTGCTGGGTCGAACAGGTGCGTCTGAAGCTCAACACCGACGACGCGCTGTTGAGCGAAAACACCTTCATCTGCCCCAGCCGCGACGGCAAGACCTGCGACGGTGCCTCGCGCCAGCCGCTGCTGCTGATTCAGCTGGCCTGGCACAGCCGCAATTGCCAGGCCGGCAGCCCGACCACCGCGGACGATGACGACGCAGCCTGCCTTTCCGGCAGCGATGCCGGCGGCGTCGAACGCTACCGACTGAGCTTCCAGCCATGA
- a CDS encoding GspH/FimT family pseudopilin, translating to MTIAILAILLGIAVPSFDLLINRNRAQSTGKQLIAVLQYARAQAQIGHQPVRVTPQRSGDWTSELSVGRLRGGDLQGHREIELRRTRLDESGQVLITQEPAAALEFDGNGIATGSGNFPRVFTLTAGRYSSKICLQRGGAALPCD from the coding sequence GTGACCATCGCGATCCTGGCGATCCTGCTGGGCATCGCGGTGCCCTCCTTCGACCTGCTGATCAATCGCAACCGCGCGCAGAGCACCGGCAAGCAATTGATTGCGGTGCTGCAGTACGCCCGCGCCCAGGCGCAGATCGGGCACCAGCCGGTACGGGTGACGCCGCAGCGCAGCGGCGACTGGACCTCGGAGCTGAGCGTCGGTCGGCTGCGCGGCGGCGACCTGCAGGGCCACCGGGAGATCGAGTTGCGCAGGACCCGGCTCGACGAGTCCGGCCAGGTGCTCATCACCCAGGAGCCGGCCGCTGCGCTGGAGTTCGACGGCAACGGCATCGCCACCGGCAGCGGCAACTTCCCGCGGGTGTTCACCCTCACTGCCGGCCGCTACTCGAGCAAGATCTGCCTGCAGCGCGGCGGAGCGGCGCTGCCATGCGACTGA
- the eutC gene encoding ethanolamine ammonia-lyase subunit EutC, with protein sequence MSDSFTPNPWQELRRLTAARIALGRAGTSLPTHAQLDFQFAHAQARDAVHLPFDRDGLAAQLAERGRETLLLHSAAADRDTYLQRPDLGRRLDEASADLLRRHADRHPQGYDLAVVIADGLSSLAVQRHSLPFLERMEEQARNEGWSLSPVALVQQGRVAVADEVAELLRAKMVVILIGERPGLSSPDSLGLYFTWAPKVGLNDAYRNCISNVRLEGLSYGLATHRLLYLMREACRRQLSGVNLKDEAELPTLEGERAGVHGNFLISG encoded by the coding sequence ATGAGCGACAGCTTCACCCCCAACCCCTGGCAGGAACTGCGCCGCCTCACCGCGGCGCGCATCGCCCTGGGCCGCGCCGGCACCAGCCTGCCGACCCACGCCCAGTTGGACTTCCAGTTCGCCCACGCCCAGGCGCGCGACGCCGTGCACCTGCCCTTCGACCGCGACGGGCTCGCCGCGCAATTGGCGGAACGCGGCCGCGAAACCCTGCTGCTGCACAGCGCCGCCGCGGACCGCGACACCTACCTGCAACGCCCGGACCTGGGCCGCCGGCTGGACGAGGCGTCGGCAGACCTCCTGCGCCGCCACGCCGACCGTCATCCGCAGGGCTACGACCTGGCCGTGGTGATTGCCGACGGGCTCTCCTCGCTGGCCGTGCAGCGCCACAGCCTGCCCTTCCTCGAACGCATGGAGGAGCAGGCGCGCAACGAAGGCTGGAGCCTGTCGCCGGTGGCGCTGGTGCAACAGGGCCGGGTCGCGGTGGCCGACGAGGTGGCCGAGTTGCTGCGGGCGAAGATGGTGGTGATCCTGATCGGCGAACGCCCTGGCCTGTCCTCGCCGGACAGCCTGGGCCTGTACTTCACCTGGGCGCCGAAGGTCGGCCTGAACGATGCCTACCGCAACTGCATCTCCAACGTACGCCTGGAAGGCCTGAGCTATGGCCTCGCCACGCACCGGCTGCTGTACCTGATGCGCGAAGCGTGCCGCCGGCAGCTGTCGGGGGTAAACCTGAAGGACGAAGCAGAATTGCCGACCCTGGAGGGCGAGCGCGCAGGTGTGCATGGCAACTTCCTCATCAGCGGCTGA